From Neobacillus sp. PS2-9, the proteins below share one genomic window:
- a CDS encoding MerR family transcriptional regulator, which produces MKIENSTYSIQQVSEITGLSKQVIRKWEERYQIVNPERLENGYRIYSEADINTILKVKGLVDQGHTVKQAAYLVEKGGSPSDQSLLDAGWKKKNQYEELNEFVLDLLKEGTHCNEAAMNIILQQAYHQKGLDFFIQSVVIPFLHEVGNRWEKGQWGEYQESLASLTVRDFLVQLRRNFKYRENSPTLLGACLPYEQHEVPVLILLIQAMLKGWKTVLIGASPAEGSIEKTIQKLEPDKVILSATTTFPFEQDPAILTKLERFASDCKKTQFYIGGPGAVTYLANRSQLQYIHLTHTLDEVLVV; this is translated from the coding sequence ATGAAAATCGAAAATTCAACCTATTCGATCCAACAAGTTTCAGAAATTACCGGATTGTCAAAACAGGTAATTCGAAAATGGGAAGAGAGATATCAAATTGTTAATCCTGAAAGATTAGAAAATGGGTACAGAATTTATAGTGAAGCAGATATTAATACAATATTAAAAGTAAAAGGATTAGTAGACCAGGGACATACAGTCAAGCAAGCAGCCTATCTTGTAGAGAAAGGTGGTTCCCCTTCTGATCAAAGTTTACTGGATGCTGGCTGGAAAAAGAAGAATCAATATGAAGAGTTAAACGAATTTGTTCTCGATTTGCTGAAGGAAGGCACCCACTGCAACGAAGCCGCAATGAATATAATTCTCCAGCAGGCCTATCACCAAAAGGGATTAGATTTTTTCATTCAATCTGTCGTGATCCCTTTTTTACATGAAGTTGGGAATCGATGGGAAAAGGGGCAATGGGGAGAATATCAGGAATCGCTTGCAAGTCTTACCGTACGAGATTTTCTTGTTCAATTAAGAAGGAATTTTAAATACAGGGAAAATTCACCGACCCTTTTAGGTGCCTGTTTGCCGTATGAACAACATGAAGTTCCGGTGCTAATCCTTTTGATTCAAGCTATGTTAAAGGGGTGGAAAACGGTCTTAATAGGGGCATCTCCAGCTGAAGGATCAATTGAAAAGACGATTCAAAAATTGGAGCCAGATAAAGTCATCTTGTCGGCTACCACGACTTTTCCTTTCGAACAGGACCCAGCGATATTAACTAAGCTTGAGAGGTTTGCCTCTGATTGTAAAAAAACCCAGTTTTACATAGGGGGACCTGGAGCCGTAACATATCTGGCAAACAGAAGCCAGCTACAGTATATTCACTTAACTCATACATTGGATGAGGTATTAGTAGTATAA